CAGCTTGAGGCCGGTGCGCCGCGCCAGATCCTCGGCGAAGACCTCGACCACCGGTTCCAGGGTCGGTTCCGAGCGGTAGTGAAGCGCCACGCTCAGCGGCTTTTCCTCGACGTGCAGTTCAGGATATTTGCGCACGAAGGCGGCGATTTCCTGCCGGGCCTGCGCCACGCCGGAATGGATCGGCGCCACGATCATGTCCAGGCGCGCATCGCGGCGCTGCAGGCCATGACTGCCGGCCACCGCCGGCACCACGCCTTCCAGGATGCGGTCGATATCGGCGATCGGCCGGCCGCTGACCACGGCCAGGCGTCCGCCCAGGCGCAGGGCCAGGTTACGGATCAGGGCATTGCGCGCGATATCCGGCCCCACCCCTTCCGGCAGGTCGGTAAAGGGCGCCAACGTGCCGTCAAGATCAAGAAACAGGGATATATCGTCCAGCCGATAACGGACAAGGGTGTCAACCATCATGCGCCCGGCACCCCGCGACTGCCGCCAGTTACCATAGATTTCATCTGCCCGTTCCACTTCATTCACACCGATAGATACGGCAAAACACATCTGCCGAACATCGTTTTTAAAGTACAGCCCAGCCTCAATTGTGACAAAATCAGAATATTTATTGAGATTATTGAGATGAATATGGAAAATAAAATATCCATAAAGACAATATTTTCGTCTTGAGGCCGTATAGCCATACGTCTATCAACCTAGCACCCATGGGAAACTCTTTTCAACCGACCTCGCGTTTCTGTGATCGATTGTGAGGGGTTTTGTGATCACTGCGAATGCCTATTCGCGTATCAAGATATATTACCCGGAGCCATTCAGAGCGTTTTTCGATCTGAATGCGTCAGATCGGAAAGCGCTCTGAATTCTTTACTTTACCGCACTTTTAATCCGAAAAGTGCGTCACACTTTTCGGAAAGTGCTCTCGTGCCTGAACAGACTAATCTCGACCTCTCCCCCATCGGCAACTGCGCCGCCACCGCCCTGATCGACCGCCGCGGCCGCTTTGCCTGGGCTTGCTACCCACGCATCGACGGCGAACCGGTCTTTTCCGCCCTGCTGGAACCGAACTGCGGCGGCTCTGAAGAGGCGGGCCAAAAAGACGCGACCCAAGAAGACGCGGGATGCTGGTCGGTGGAAATGGCCGATGTCACCGAGACCACCCAAGCCTATATCCGCAATACCGCCGTGCTGCGCACCGAAATGCGCGACAGCCACGGCGCCGTGGTGGAGATCATCGACTTCGCCCCGCGCCTGCACCACCTTAACCGCACCTACAAGCCCTGGGCCTTTTACCGCCTGATCCGGCCGGTTTCCGGCACGCCGCGCGTCCGCGTCCGCATGATCCCGACCGGCAACTGGGGCCGCGACCTCGGCGCCGCCACCTACGGCTCCAGCCATATCCGCTATGAATGCGGCCCGGCCGTGATGCGTCTGACCACCAATGCCCCCCTCACCTACCTGCGCGAAGACCAGACCTTCCGGCTGGAAGGTCCGCTCGGCTTCCACCTGGGGCCGGACGAGCCCTACCCCAATGACGTGCTGACCGATGCCGAGCACATGCTGCGCGCCACTGTCGCCTACTGGCAGGCGTGGGTGCGCACCCTGACCATCCCGCTGGAATGGCAGGAAGCGGTGATCCGGGCCGCCATCACGCTCAAGCTCTGTTCATACGATGACACCGGCGCCATCGTGGCGGCCATAACCACCTCCATCCCCGAAGCCGCCAATACCGGCCGTAACTGGGATTACCGTTACTGCTGGATCAGGGACGCCTATTATGTCGTGCGGGCGCTCAACCGGCTGGGCGCCGCCGATATGCTGGAAAGCTATCTGGTCTACCTGCGCAACCTGACGGATCAATCCGCCGGCGGCCATGTCCAGCCGCTTTACAGCGTCTCACTGCAAGGCGACCTGACCGAGCGCATCGCGCCCGACCTGAAAGGCTATCGCGGCATGGGGCCGGTGCGCGTCGGCAATCAGGCCTATGAGCACCACCAGCACGATGTCTACGGCCAGATGATCCTGCCGCTGACCCAGTCCTTCTTCGACGCCCGCTTCCTGCGCGTCGGCACGGTGGCCGACTTCCACGCCCTGGAAAAGGTTGGCGACCGCGCCTTCGCCGTCTATGACACACCCGACGCCGGCCTGTGGGAATTCCGCACCATCGCCCGCGTCCATACCTATTCGGCGCTCTTGTGCTGGGCGGCCTGCGACCGGCTGGCCAATGTGGCGTTGTCCCCGGGCCTCAAGGACCGCAGCGCCTTCTGGAGCAAACGCGCCGGCATTATCCGCAAGACGATCGAGGAAAAGGCATGGAACGAGAAACTCGGCATTTTCACCGGCTCCTTCGGCGGCAATGAGGTCGATGCCAGCCTGCTGCAACTGTTCGAACTGGGCTTCCTGCCGGCCGACGATCCGCGCTGCGTCGCCACCTTCAACGAATGCGAGCGGCAACTACGCAAGGGCGACAACTTCTACCGCTATGTCGAACCCGATGATTTCGGCGAGCCGGAAACCGCGTTCAACTTCTGCACCTTCTGGTACATCGAGGCCCTGCACCTGATGGGCCGCACGGAGGAGGCGCGAGAGCTGTTCGAGGCCATGCTGGCGCGCCGCACCCATTCCGGTCTGCTGTCGGAAGATGTAAAGGTCGATACCGGCGAACTGTGGGGCAATTTCCCGCAGACCTATTCGCTGGTCGGGCTGATCACCTGTGCTGTCCTGCTCAGCCGCCCGTGGACCACGGTGCGGTAACACCAGGAAAGAGGATCACGGACAGGCACGGAAGAAGACGGAAACACACGGAAATATGAGTCCGCGTCAGCCTCTGTGCCCAAGTGCAATAGCGTACTTGTTTGAGCGTAACGATATTAGACGCTTCGCGCAGACGCCGTCACGCAAAGAATTCCGTGTCTTTCCGTCTTCTTCCGTGCCTGTCCGTGATCCTATTAAAACTGCATGAGCAAAGCGGTTCACTCACCGCATTTCGGCACTTAATACTTTTCCCTTGCACGTCCTTAATTCAGGGGCTATATACTGAACCAAATGGTTCAGCATACAGCCCTTCTCGATGCTTCGTTCGCCGCCCTGTCCGATCCTACCCGGCGTGGGGTTCTGGAACAGCTTGGCCGGTCTGACGCCTCGATCACTGATCTGGCCCAGCGCTTTCACATGACCCTCACCGGCATGAAAAAGCATGTCAGCGTTCTGGAGGCGGCCGGGCTTGTTGTGACGAAAAAAGTCGGGCGTGTGCGCACTTGCAAACTGGGCCGGCGGCAGATGGCGGAAGAAGCCGCCTGGATCGAACGGTATCAGCAGCTTTGGGCCGCCCGGTTCGAAGCGCTGGATGAGATTGTCGAAGAATTGAAACAACAGGAGAAAACCGATGAGCGAGACGCAAAATAACCCCACAACGGCGGAACGCGTTTCCGACCGCGAGTTCGTCATCACGCGGACCGTCAATGGCCCGGCGCATATCGTCTTCAAGGCGTGGAGCGAACCCGACCTGTTCCGGCGCTGGTGGACGCCGAAGTCGTTCGGCATGACCATCCTATCCTGCGAGATGGATGTACGGACCGGCGGCGGCTATCGCCTGGTGATCAGCCATCCAGCCATGGAACAGCCAATGGCCTTCTTCGGCAAGTATATCGACGTGGTGCCAAACGCGCGCATCGTCTGGACCAATGAGGAAGGCGACGAAGAAGGCGCCGTGACGACCGTCACCTTCGAGGAACTTAACGGCCAGACCCTGGTCGTCTGGCACGATCTCTATCCGTCGAAGGCAGCCCTCGACGAGGCCATGATCTCCGGCGCCACAAGCGGCTTCGGCGAGCAGTTCGAGCAACTGGAAGACATTATCGCCACTCTTGCCGCCTAACTTCCCGTCAGGCGCGCCTCGGCCAGGTCGGCTTCGCGGATCAGCCGGCGGGATATCTCATCGGACAGTTCCCGTGACCGGCTCAGTTCGTAATAGACGTCACGCTCGGCGCGGATGCCGGCCAGGCGCAGTTGCCGCTCGATCTCCTCCAGCTTGCGCAGGTGCGACACCGCCTCGCCCTGGAGCCCCTGCTTTTCGATGCGGCGGCGATAGACCTCCATCACCCGCGCCGCAGCCTCGCCATACAGTTCGGTTTCATTGCGGCCCACCTTCTTCGCTTTCTGAAGCTGTTCGATTGCCTCAATGGCCGCTTCGGCTGCGGCGGCTCGGGCATTGTCTTCTTCCGCCAGCGCCTTCGGTTCCGGCGGCAGTTTCAGGTTCTTCAGCAGGAAAGGCAGGCCGATACTGGCCAGCAGCAGGGAGACGACGATCACCGAGGCCGCCAGGAAGATGATTAGGTTGCGCGACGGAAAGGCCGATCCATCAGCGACGAAAAACGGAATGGTGAGGACACCGGCCAGGGTAATGGCACCGCGCACCCCGGCCAGCGACGTGGCGGCGATCAGGCGCAGGCTCGGCCGCTGCACCGGCAGCCCCTTGCGCACCGCCCGGAACAGGGTGAAACGCAAGGCCACCCACACCCACAGGAAACGCAGGACAATCAGAGCCGGGCTGATGGCCGCCACATAGACGATCAGCCACAACGGATCGGTGTGGCCGGTGGACTGGACAACATGGGCGGCCCGCGAGGCAATGCTCGGCAACTGTTCGCCGAGCAGCACGAAGATGATGCCATTGGCGGTGAACTGGATCATGTCCCAGACGGCATTGCGGCGGACACGGGTATCGGCCAGGGCCTGACCGCTTTGCTCGGCATAGCTCATTGTGATACCGGCGGCGACCGCAGCCAGAATGCCGGAGCAGTGCAGACGTTCGGCCAGCAGATAGGCGCCGAAGGGAATGAGCAGGCTGATCAGCACCTGCGAACCCGCCTCCTCGCCGATCCGGCGCGAAATCAGCCCCTTTACGCGCGTCACCACCCAGGTGACGCCGATCCCGATGGCCAGGCCGCCGATCGCCAGCCACAGGAAGGCGCCGAAGGCATCGACCAGCGAGAAGCTGCCAGTGACGACGGCCGCGACGGCAAAGCGCATACAGACCAGACCCGATGCGTCGTTCAGCAGGGACTCGCCTTCGAGAATGTGCATCAGCCGCTTGGGGATCGGCACCTTGGTCGATATGGCGGATACGGCGATGGGATCGGTGGGCGAGAGAATCGCCGCCAGGGCAAAGGCGGCGCCCAAGGGCATCAGCGGGATCATCCAGTGAATGAACAGGCCGAGCCCCAGCACCGTGAAAACCACCAGCCCCAGGGCAAGCTGCAAAATGGTGCCCTTGTCGCGGAACAGGCCCTCTTTCGGAATTTTCCAGCCGTCATAGAACAGCAGCGGTGGCAGGAAGAGCAGAAAGAAGACGTCCGGCTCCAGATCGACCGCGGCGCCGGTGGAAAGCGCGATTACCGCGCCAAGCGCAATCTGCACCACCGGCGTCGGTATGGACAGGGGCGACAGGCGCGACAGCCAGCCGCTGACTACGACAGCCAGCAACAGAAACAGGGATATGGCGACGCTTTCCATGTTCACCTTAGACCCTATTCAAGTCTAAGAGGTCAATGCCGTGTTACACGCCTTCTTACAAAAGGCGCGGAATCGTGATGTCTTTTTAGTCATTAACAATTGACCTTTCGGCCCTTGCCCCCTATGTGTCCGGCCGTTTGCGCGCCGGGTGGCGCTGCGTTTATTTTTCAAAGGAGATGATACGCCATGACAACTGAACTGCTGGAAGGTTGCACGGGCGTATTGGTCCTTTCGGATGGCACGGTCTATCAGGGCCTGGGCTGCGGCGCCACGGGCGAAGCGCTGGGAGAAGTCTGCTTCAACACGGCCATGACCGGCTACCAGGAGATCCTCACCGATCCCTCCTATATGGAACAGATCGTCGCCTTCACCTTCCCGCACGTCGGCAATGTCGGCGTCAATGCCGACGATGTCGAGCAACTGGGGCCAGAAAACTTGAGTGCCCCGAAACGCGCCGCCAAGGGCGCCATCTTCCGCGACGCGCCTACCCCGCCGGCTAACTGGCGCTCGACCCTGTCCTTCAATGACTGGCTGGTCCAGCGCGGCGTCGTTGGCCTGTCCGGCATCGATACGCGTTCGCTGACGAAGAAAATCCGTGAACATGGGATGCCGCATGGCGTCATCGCCCATTCGCCTTCCGGCGTCTTCGATCTTGAAGCCCTGAAGGCCGGGGCGCGCGAATGGAAGGGCCTCGGCGGCCTCGATCTCGCCATCGACGCCACGGTGACGCAACAGGCCGCCTACACCACCGACCTGTGGCAATGGCCGCAAGGCTTCAGCGATGGCACGAAAAAGGAATTCAAGGTCGTGGTCATCGATTATGGCGTCAAGCAGAACATTCTGCGCGCGCTGGTCGATATCGGCGCCGAGGTGCAGATCGTGCCCGCCAAGACCTCGGCCGAGGATATCCTGGCCCGCAAGCCGGACGGCGTCCTGCTGTCGAACGGTCCAGGCGACCCCGCCGCCACCGGTGAATATGCCGTGCCGGTCATCCAGACGCTGGTTAAGTCGGGCGTTCCGGTGTTCGGCATCTGCCTCGGCCACCAGATGCTCGGCATCGCTTTGGGCGCCAAGACCATCAAGATGAGCCAGGGTCACCACGGCGCCAACCACCCGGTCAAGGACGAGACCACCGGCAAGGTCGAGATCGTCTCGATGAACCATGGTTTCGCCATTGACCGCGACTCACTGCCGGAAGGCGTGGTCGAGACACATGTTTCGCTGTTTGACGGCTCCAATTGCGGCATCGCCATGACCGGCAAGCCGGTGTTCTCAGTGCAGCATCACCCGGAAGCCTCGCCCGGCCCGGTGGACAGCCTCTACCTGTTTGAGCGCTTTGCCCAGAACATGCGCGACGCGAAGGTTTCGGCCTGATCCCATCTGCCGGCGATAGCGGTAGAATGATGATGCAGCTTGAATCGTCCTTCTCCCTTAATCCTCCCCTCTTGGAGGGGAGGTGGCGAGCAAGCGCAGCCATCAGGCGAAGCGCGTCGAGACGGAGGGGTAAGGCCACGCCCCCCTCCAAGAGGGGAGGATCGAGAATGATCGAATCCAATGTTATCTGGCGCTAGCGCAGGGCCAGCGGCTGCACAAAGCGATATTCCGCCGGCAGGTCCAGCGTCTTGATGGTGCGGCTGATCACCGGCCGGCCGGCCACCCTGACCAGCAGGGCCAGGGCGCAGGTGCCGGCTCCGACCGCTTCCAGTTTACTGTCACGGATCGTCAGGGCGATGCCGTCAAACGTCCCGGCCAGCCCCAGTCCCACATCCAGGTCAAAGCTCTTCTCAAAGCCGATGCTCACCTTGATGGCCGGATGGATATCGCGCTCTATGCTGTGCGATGACAGTTTCAGCACAATCGGCGCCTCCGTCTTTGCGCTTTCACGGCAGGCGGCGCGGATATCCTTTGCCGTACACCAGCCATCGGCCAGCAGGGCCAGCGGGTCGAAATGCAGGGCCGTCCTGACGGCCCGCAGGATGGCGCTGCGCAGGATGGGCGTCGTCAGGATGAGGT
This sequence is a window from Asticcacaulis sp.. Protein-coding genes within it:
- the carA gene encoding glutamine-hydrolyzing carbamoyl-phosphate synthase small subunit translates to MTTELLEGCTGVLVLSDGTVYQGLGCGATGEALGEVCFNTAMTGYQEILTDPSYMEQIVAFTFPHVGNVGVNADDVEQLGPENLSAPKRAAKGAIFRDAPTPPANWRSTLSFNDWLVQRGVVGLSGIDTRSLTKKIREHGMPHGVIAHSPSGVFDLEALKAGAREWKGLGGLDLAIDATVTQQAAYTTDLWQWPQGFSDGTKKEFKVVVIDYGVKQNILRALVDIGAEVQIVPAKTSAEDILARKPDGVLLSNGPGDPAATGEYAVPVIQTLVKSGVPVFGICLGHQMLGIALGAKTIKMSQGHHGANHPVKDETTGKVEIVSMNHGFAIDRDSLPEGVVETHVSLFDGSNCGIAMTGKPVFSVQHHPEASPGPVDSLYLFERFAQNMRDAKVSA
- the otsB gene encoding trehalose-phosphatase — its product is MERADEIYGNWRQSRGAGRMMVDTLVRYRLDDISLFLDLDGTLAPFTDLPEGVGPDIARNALIRNLALRLGGRLAVVSGRPIADIDRILEGVVPAVAGSHGLQRRDARLDMIVAPIHSGVAQARQEIAAFVRKYPELHVEEKPLSVALHYRSEPTLEPVVEVFAEDLARRTGLKLQRGVMVIEFLTPGMDKGRAVRAFMVEPPFAGTVPLFVGDDLTDEDGFRVVRSFGGAGVLVGGLRETFADYRLGNVEAVHHWLARGLQTQCLELETAIEPSYRRI
- a CDS encoding Na+/H+ antiporter is translated as MESVAISLFLLLAVVVSGWLSRLSPLSIPTPVVQIALGAVIALSTGAAVDLEPDVFFLLFLPPLLFYDGWKIPKEGLFRDKGTILQLALGLVVFTVLGLGLFIHWMIPLMPLGAAFALAAILSPTDPIAVSAISTKVPIPKRLMHILEGESLLNDASGLVCMRFAVAAVVTGSFSLVDAFGAFLWLAIGGLAIGIGVTWVVTRVKGLISRRIGEEAGSQVLISLLIPFGAYLLAERLHCSGILAAVAAGITMSYAEQSGQALADTRVRRNAVWDMIQFTANGIIFVLLGEQLPSIASRAAHVVQSTGHTDPLWLIVYVAAISPALIVLRFLWVWVALRFTLFRAVRKGLPVQRPSLRLIAATSLAGVRGAITLAGVLTIPFFVADGSAFPSRNLIIFLAASVIVVSLLLASIGLPFLLKNLKLPPEPKALAEEDNARAAAAEAAIEAIEQLQKAKKVGRNETELYGEAAARVMEVYRRRIEKQGLQGEAVSHLRKLEEIERQLRLAGIRAERDVYYELSRSRELSDEISRRLIREADLAEARLTGS
- a CDS encoding glycoside hydrolase family 15 protein, whose product is MPEQTNLDLSPIGNCAATALIDRRGRFAWACYPRIDGEPVFSALLEPNCGGSEEAGQKDATQEDAGCWSVEMADVTETTQAYIRNTAVLRTEMRDSHGAVVEIIDFAPRLHHLNRTYKPWAFYRLIRPVSGTPRVRVRMIPTGNWGRDLGAATYGSSHIRYECGPAVMRLTTNAPLTYLREDQTFRLEGPLGFHLGPDEPYPNDVLTDAEHMLRATVAYWQAWVRTLTIPLEWQEAVIRAAITLKLCSYDDTGAIVAAITTSIPEAANTGRNWDYRYCWIRDAYYVVRALNRLGAADMLESYLVYLRNLTDQSAGGHVQPLYSVSLQGDLTERIAPDLKGYRGMGPVRVGNQAYEHHQHDVYGQMILPLTQSFFDARFLRVGTVADFHALEKVGDRAFAVYDTPDAGLWEFRTIARVHTYSALLCWAACDRLANVALSPGLKDRSAFWSKRAGIIRKTIEEKAWNEKLGIFTGSFGGNEVDASLLQLFELGFLPADDPRCVATFNECERQLRKGDNFYRYVEPDDFGEPETAFNFCTFWYIEALHLMGRTEEARELFEAMLARRTHSGLLSEDVKVDTGELWGNFPQTYSLVGLITCAVLLSRPWTTVR
- a CDS encoding SRPBCC family protein: MSETQNNPTTAERVSDREFVITRTVNGPAHIVFKAWSEPDLFRRWWTPKSFGMTILSCEMDVRTGGGYRLVISHPAMEQPMAFFGKYIDVVPNARIVWTNEEGDEEGAVTTVTFEELNGQTLVVWHDLYPSKAALDEAMISGATSGFGEQFEQLEDIIATLAA
- a CDS encoding helix-turn-helix domain-containing protein; this encodes MVQHTALLDASFAALSDPTRRGVLEQLGRSDASITDLAQRFHMTLTGMKKHVSVLEAAGLVVTKKVGRVRTCKLGRRQMAEEAAWIERYQQLWAARFEALDEIVEELKQQEKTDERDAK